A stretch of Dyella sp. BiH032 DNA encodes these proteins:
- a CDS encoding DUF4124 domain-containing protein, with product MRRLAFLSLLLLPLGAAPAVATTVYKCTGGDGRVVFQDKPCARAQRQETIQLADPGPTAPPPAPSKAPSDDERDATPPPPPPPVPSAPLPNLYACTRATDGKVYFSREGDPQPYLAPFGMVGMVQTPLARGGAGGASAPELNRGKVTAGLVSSNYVWVQDQCRPMTFDETCHALQDDYDDNARKLRRAFKSDRPPLERRDEELRAQLTNCR from the coding sequence ATGCGCCGCCTCGCCTTCCTGTCGCTGCTCCTGCTGCCGCTTGGCGCGGCGCCGGCCGTCGCCACCACCGTGTACAAGTGCACCGGCGGCGACGGGCGGGTGGTGTTCCAGGACAAGCCCTGCGCCCGCGCGCAGCGCCAGGAGACGATCCAGCTGGCCGACCCCGGCCCCACCGCGCCACCGCCCGCACCATCGAAAGCTCCCAGCGACGACGAAAGGGACGCCACACCGCCGCCTCCGCCACCGCCCGTCCCGAGTGCGCCGCTGCCCAACCTCTACGCATGCACGCGCGCCACCGATGGCAAGGTCTACTTCAGCCGCGAAGGCGATCCCCAACCCTATCTGGCACCGTTCGGCATGGTCGGGATGGTGCAGACGCCGCTCGCGCGCGGCGGCGCCGGCGGAGCCTCGGCGCCGGAACTCAACCGCGGCAAGGTCACCGCCGGCCTGGTCTCGAGCAATTACGTGTGGGTGCAGGACCAGTGCCGCCCGATGACGTTCGACGAAACCTGCCACGCCCTGCAGGACGACTACGACGACAACGCGCGCAAGCTGCGCCGCGCGTTCAAGAGCGACCGGCCGCCACTGGAGCGGCGCGACGAAGAACTGCGGGCACAGCTGACCAACTGCCGTTGA
- a CDS encoding DegV family protein, with the protein MRMGLAIDASCDIPQKFLDDHGVTVMPITVRVDGETFLDDRSPAEVRRFIDRKLGDRSHSAETEPCSVEDVQRLFLDKLVLEQDCVFCLTVTATRSPINDHVNKASFAVLKHYRAAREKAGLSGQFLMRVVDTRNLFAGTAPAIVEAARLIGLGETPPAIRERVTHIANHSYGYMLPRDLYYLRARAKKKGDRSVGLFSAVLGSALDIKPLLRAFRGETGPVGKVRGFEHGAESLFGYAERRVRAGLLVPAVCVSYGGDLTDLDKLPGYADLRAACAEHGVELMEAPMSITGMVNVGEGAITLGLAAEDHEAEF; encoded by the coding sequence ATGCGCATGGGGCTGGCCATCGATGCGTCCTGCGATATTCCGCAGAAATTCCTGGATGACCATGGCGTCACGGTGATGCCGATTACCGTGCGGGTCGACGGCGAGACCTTCCTCGACGACCGCAGCCCCGCCGAAGTGCGCCGCTTCATCGATCGCAAGCTGGGCGACCGCAGCCATTCGGCCGAGACTGAGCCGTGCTCCGTGGAGGACGTCCAGCGCCTGTTCCTGGACAAGCTGGTGCTGGAGCAGGACTGCGTGTTCTGCCTCACCGTCACGGCCACGCGCAGCCCGATCAACGACCACGTCAACAAAGCCAGCTTCGCGGTGCTCAAGCACTATCGCGCGGCGCGCGAAAAGGCCGGGCTTTCCGGCCAGTTCCTGATGCGCGTGGTCGATACCCGCAACCTCTTCGCGGGGACGGCACCGGCCATCGTCGAGGCGGCCCGGCTGATCGGCTTGGGTGAGACGCCGCCGGCGATCCGCGAACGGGTCACGCACATCGCCAATCATTCCTACGGCTACATGCTGCCGCGCGATCTCTACTACCTGCGCGCGCGCGCCAAGAAAAAGGGCGACCGCAGCGTAGGCCTGTTCAGCGCCGTGCTCGGTTCGGCGCTGGACATCAAACCTCTCCTGCGCGCGTTCCGCGGGGAAACGGGCCCGGTGGGCAAGGTCCGCGGCTTCGAGCACGGCGCCGAATCGCTGTTCGGCTACGCGGAGCGCCGCGTGCGCGCCGGCCTGCTGGTGCCCGCGGTCTGTGTCAGCTACGGCGGCGACCTCACCGACCTGGACAAGCTTCCCGGCTACGCCGACCTGCGGGCCGCCTGCGCGGAGCATGGGGTGGAACTGATGGAAGCCCCCATGAGCATCACCGGCATGGTCAACGTCGGCGAGGGTGCCATCACCCTGGGCCTGGCGGCCGAGGATCATGAGGCGGAGTTCTAG
- a CDS encoding AMP nucleosidase: MKEKQEIVSNWLPRYTGTSLEQFGEYVLLTNFGHYVDLFAEWHGVEVQGRDRPMPNATADGITLINFGMGSPNAATVMDLLSAIGPKAALFLGKCGGVKKKNAIGDLVLPIAAIRGEGTSNDYLPPEVPALPAFQLQRGVSTMIRDLGYDYWTGTVYTTNRRVWEHDEQFKDYLRRTRCMAVDMETATIFAAGFANKIPCGALLLVSDQPMIPEGVKTEASDRSVTAQFVERHIRIGIEALKLVRRNGRSVKHLRFEENVE, from the coding sequence ATGAAAGAAAAACAGGAAATCGTCTCCAACTGGCTGCCGCGCTATACCGGCACTTCGCTGGAGCAGTTCGGCGAATACGTCCTCCTCACCAATTTCGGCCACTACGTGGATCTCTTCGCCGAATGGCACGGCGTCGAGGTGCAGGGCCGCGACCGGCCCATGCCCAACGCGACGGCCGACGGCATCACCCTCATCAACTTCGGCATGGGCAGCCCCAACGCCGCCACGGTGATGGACCTGCTCAGCGCTATCGGGCCAAAAGCCGCGCTGTTCCTCGGCAAGTGCGGCGGCGTCAAGAAGAAGAACGCCATCGGCGACCTCGTGCTGCCGATCGCCGCGATCCGCGGCGAGGGTACCTCCAATGACTATTTGCCGCCGGAAGTCCCGGCGCTGCCGGCGTTCCAGCTGCAGCGCGGCGTGTCGACCATGATCCGCGACCTCGGCTACGACTACTGGACCGGCACGGTGTACACCACCAACCGCCGCGTGTGGGAACACGACGAGCAGTTCAAGGACTACCTGCGCCGCACGCGCTGCATGGCGGTGGACATGGAAACGGCCACCATCTTCGCCGCGGGTTTCGCCAACAAGATCCCCTGCGGCGCGCTGCTGCTGGTGTCCGACCAGCCGATGATTCCCGAAGGCGTGAAGACCGAGGCGAGCGACCGCAGCGTGACCGCGCAGTTCGTCGAGCGCCATATCCGCATCGGCATCGAGGCGCTGAAGCTGGTGCGCCGCAATGGCCGCAGCGTGAAGCACCTGCGGTTCGAGGAGAATGTCGAGTAA
- a CDS encoding TonB-dependent receptor, with product MTNPHSRPFHGHVFTRRTALALAIAASCALAGQVRAQASTGAIFGSAPVASGETVLIQSDSGVTREVAVDASGRYSASSLPLGTYKVSLKKDGAVVETRSNIGLTVGGGTQVVFGGASEASATNLGSVTVVGNALPAVDVSQVDSRTVVTSEQLTKLPIARSAESVAILAPGVNTGSSYFTSPTGQTLVSFGGSSVAENAYYINGFNTSDPLHNFGGLTLPYGAIDQEQIITGGYGAAYGRSDGGVINQVGKRGTDEWHFGAQVVWQPKFAESDPDNALYPTGPAFLSGPNGRQGQMYWTRQDNKSWEHVEDAYFGGPLIKDKLYIFGAVEADHVDSGVNVANRSTNTEQTYSYSRPKWYGKLDWNITDSNILELTGASNKSIFSGNTYAYAYTPTSSVGTRGAYLGPATYTKDGADMWVAKYTGYITDSLTVEALYGKMTQTDYSNAEGGDAAWIGNASFQNPALLPAGSSGINGPQINQTIDDPRAHDKTSNLRLDVNYKIGNHSITAGIDNLSVNSIDIGTTPSGPGYYWIYGAGDPNTPISTLPGESVGAPGGSGYYVAKVIYSNSASARVKQHAQFIEDAWQVNDRLLLTLGIRNDQFTNYNPDGVPYLRLTKPQWAPRLGASWDVYGDSSLKIYGNAGRYYLDEPANVAIRGAAGSTYTSQYFTYTGIDPVTGSPTGLTQIPQDRYPGVSANNEFGVPPDPKTVTSRNAKAEYQDEFIGGFDKTLDAFGQKWVYGAKATYRVLRNDLDDVCDDNTIEAYATQQGLDPVAALGSTGCYIMNPGKSAQINVSNGAGGYSILNIPWSAWGMPDLKRKYVALNLYLDHPFDGKWYGRVDYVWSHNFGNTEGSVRSDIGQQDVSQTEDWDNAGVMTYANGSLANDRRHQLKFVGYYQVAPEWMVGGNVQILSGTPKTCLSYFGADQSDPFGYGVAYHFCGPAGTPAPYGSTGRTPWQEIVSLNAEYRPAWAGKKLGFDVMVYNLFDKQVVTQYRQGSVSGPGVTSVNWQTPISYTTPRYVRFSVSYDF from the coding sequence ATGACCAATCCACACAGTCGGCCGTTCCATGGCCACGTTTTCACCCGCCGTACCGCGCTGGCGCTTGCCATCGCGGCGAGCTGCGCCCTCGCCGGCCAGGTCCGCGCCCAGGCCTCCACCGGCGCCATCTTCGGCAGCGCGCCGGTGGCGTCGGGCGAGACGGTGCTGATCCAGAGCGACAGCGGCGTCACCCGCGAGGTCGCGGTCGACGCCAGCGGCCGCTATTCGGCTTCCAGCTTGCCGCTGGGCACCTACAAGGTGAGCCTCAAGAAGGACGGCGCGGTGGTCGAGACCCGCAGCAACATCGGCCTGACCGTCGGCGGCGGCACGCAGGTGGTGTTCGGCGGCGCCTCCGAGGCGAGCGCCACCAATCTCGGCAGCGTGACCGTGGTAGGCAATGCCCTGCCGGCGGTCGACGTCAGCCAGGTGGATTCGCGCACGGTGGTCACCAGCGAGCAGCTCACCAAGCTGCCGATCGCGCGCAGCGCGGAGTCGGTGGCGATCCTCGCCCCCGGCGTCAACACCGGCAGCAGCTACTTCACCAGCCCGACCGGGCAGACCCTGGTCTCGTTCGGCGGTTCTTCCGTCGCCGAGAACGCGTATTACATCAACGGCTTCAACACCAGCGATCCGCTGCATAACTTCGGCGGCCTCACCTTGCCGTACGGCGCGATCGACCAGGAGCAGATCATTACCGGCGGCTACGGCGCCGCTTATGGCCGTTCCGACGGCGGCGTGATCAACCAGGTCGGCAAGCGCGGCACCGACGAATGGCATTTCGGCGCGCAGGTGGTGTGGCAGCCGAAGTTCGCCGAGTCCGATCCGGACAACGCGCTGTATCCGACCGGCCCGGCCTTCCTGTCCGGCCCCAACGGCAGGCAGGGGCAGATGTATTGGACACGCCAGGACAACAAGTCCTGGGAGCATGTCGAAGACGCGTACTTCGGCGGCCCGCTGATCAAGGACAAGCTGTACATCTTCGGCGCGGTCGAGGCGGACCACGTTGACAGCGGCGTCAACGTCGCCAACCGCTCGACCAACACCGAGCAGACCTATTCGTACTCGCGGCCGAAGTGGTACGGCAAGCTGGACTGGAACATCACCGACAGCAACATCCTGGAGCTGACCGGTGCCTCCAACAAGAGCATCTTCTCGGGCAATACGTACGCCTACGCGTATACGCCGACCAGCTCGGTCGGAACGCGCGGCGCGTATCTCGGGCCGGCGACCTACACCAAGGACGGCGCCGACATGTGGGTCGCCAAGTACACCGGCTACATCACCGACAGCCTCACGGTGGAAGCCCTGTACGGCAAGATGACCCAGACCGACTACAGCAACGCCGAGGGGGGCGACGCGGCCTGGATCGGCAATGCCAGCTTCCAGAATCCGGCGCTGCTGCCGGCCGGGTCCAGCGGCATCAACGGCCCGCAGATCAACCAGACCATCGACGACCCACGCGCGCACGACAAGACCTCGAACCTGCGCCTGGATGTCAACTACAAGATCGGCAATCACTCGATCACTGCCGGTATCGACAACCTCAGCGTCAACTCGATCGACATCGGCACCACGCCGTCGGGCCCCGGTTACTACTGGATCTACGGCGCGGGCGATCCGAACACACCCATCAGCACCCTCCCGGGCGAGTCGGTCGGTGCACCGGGCGGCAGCGGCTACTACGTGGCCAAGGTCATCTACTCGAACTCCGCCAGCGCGCGCGTCAAGCAGCACGCGCAGTTCATCGAGGATGCCTGGCAGGTCAACGACCGCCTTCTGCTGACCCTCGGCATCCGCAACGATCAGTTCACCAACTACAACCCGGACGGCGTGCCCTACCTGCGCCTGACCAAGCCGCAGTGGGCGCCGCGCCTGGGCGCCAGCTGGGACGTCTACGGCGATTCCAGCCTGAAGATCTATGGCAATGCCGGTCGCTACTACCTGGACGAGCCGGCCAACGTGGCGATCCGCGGCGCGGCCGGCAGCACCTATACCTCGCAGTATTTCACCTACACGGGCATCGATCCGGTGACTGGGTCGCCCACCGGCCTCACCCAGATTCCGCAGGACCGTTATCCGGGCGTATCGGCGAACAACGAGTTCGGCGTGCCGCCGGACCCGAAGACGGTGACCAGCCGCAATGCCAAGGCCGAGTACCAGGACGAGTTCATCGGCGGTTTCGACAAGACCCTCGATGCCTTCGGCCAGAAGTGGGTGTATGGCGCCAAGGCCACCTATCGCGTGCTGCGCAATGACCTGGACGACGTCTGCGACGACAACACCATCGAGGCGTACGCGACGCAGCAAGGCCTGGACCCGGTCGCCGCCCTGGGTTCGACCGGCTGTTACATCATGAACCCCGGCAAGAGCGCGCAGATCAATGTATCCAATGGCGCGGGGGGCTACAGCATCCTCAACATCCCCTGGTCCGCCTGGGGCATGCCGGACCTGAAGCGCAAATACGTGGCGCTGAACCTGTACCTGGACCATCCGTTCGACGGCAAGTGGTACGGCCGTGTCGATTACGTCTGGTCGCACAACTTCGGCAACACGGAGGGTTCGGTGCGTTCGGACATCGGCCAGCAGGACGTGTCGCAGACGGAAGACTGGGACAACGCCGGCGTGATGACCTACGCCAACGGTTCGCTGGCCAATGACCGGCGGCATCAGCTGAAATTCGTGGGCTACTACCAGGTCGCTCCGGAATGGATGGTCGGCGGCAACGTCCAGATCCTGTCGGGTACGCCGAAGACCTGCCTGAGCTACTTTGGTGCGGATCAGTCCGATCCGTTCGGCTACGGCGTCGCCTATCACTTCTGCGGCCCGGCCGGCACCCCGGCACCCTACGGCTCCACGGGCCGCACGCCCTGGCAGGAGATCGTCAGCCTCAATGCGGAATACCGCCCGGCCTGGGCGGGCAAGAAGCTGGGCTTCGATGTCATGGTCTACAACCTGTTCGACAAGCAGGTGGTCACCCAGTACCGCCAGGGCTCAGTGTCCGGCCCGGGTGTGACCAGCGTGAACTGGCAGACACCGATCTCCTACACCACGCCGCGCTACGTGCGTTTCTCGGTCAGCTACGACTTCTGA
- a CDS encoding TonB-dependent receptor, whose amino-acid sequence MISSKAKRYGGYPLARRQLALALALGLGLASGTALAQSNATGVIFGQAEAGETIHIENTQTGLKRDLTTDSQGRYRAASLPIGVYTVSVVKDGKVVDSRTNVQTTISSGTEVSFNATAANAQTLGAVQVVGNALPAIDVSSVDSRAVINADQLAKLPIARTSISSIALLAPGTTPAARGYGNALSFGGSSASENAYYINGFSATNPLTGVSSRQLPYDAIDQEQVLIGGYSAEYGRSTGGVINVVTKSGTNVWKGDIQAFWSPSDLAQSPRSMYRKNGSLYERGNDFGQFDDGRLQYSGSIGGPLIKDKLFFFGAADWYRRTGTSYSPSAGGQQSFNNTAETTRWLAKINWNITDNHIVEFTGIGDDEKTDSQIYAYNYATSTVGAYQGHQYTKNYNGTQTNATPGGNIYIGHYTGYLTDNLTVNAMYGKSRSPHVQTITSANGAICPLVQDQRSIASTNPAPNCNIASGQLQPGSKDSTTGWSFNIEYRLGDHVLRGGMDNYTLRATWGNTPVGGTGYIYQDVGNGDIIRQRLINLGLDPGLYNPAAFSNGWFVESTALSTGTSARTAQRSEFIEDNWQITDRWHGYIGLRNEQFTNYNGVGQPYAKERNQLDPRIGVTWDVYGDSSLKLYANAGRFHLGLPTSVAVRGAGPSTFPSTYYSFTSIDPTTGIPQGLSVGSPWSQTFYNNGANGTPPDAKTVSIRNLKTYYQDEYIFGFDKQLANNWTFGGKAMFRVLRSLIDDTCDARPLQAWGDAHGLHDQVAAGLAASTGCWLYNPGNGGTFVLSPAPGQYLSIPLTAKEIGEPKAKRRYYMVDLYMEHQFSDKWYGKAEYTFSRSYGNAEGQLNSDLVQADVSTTESWDAPELMENQNGPLSNDQKHQLRLLGIYAPTEDWRFSTVTRIASGYPISCLGARPLSAGGDPVGYGAVYYWCNGKPAPRGSYGRTPWTYNIDLSLAWIPAFLDHKFTLSADIFNVLGKQRVTQVFERCETGSGGPRIDCFRPRSFQDPRYVRLGARYDFSL is encoded by the coding sequence ATGATTTCCAGCAAAGCCAAACGCTATGGCGGTTACCCGCTGGCACGACGCCAACTCGCTCTTGCCCTGGCACTCGGCCTGGGCCTCGCCAGCGGCACGGCCCTTGCCCAGTCGAACGCGACGGGCGTGATCTTCGGCCAGGCCGAAGCCGGAGAGACGATCCACATCGAAAACACGCAGACCGGCCTCAAGCGCGATCTGACCACCGACTCGCAGGGCCGCTACCGCGCCGCTTCGCTCCCGATCGGCGTATACACCGTATCCGTGGTCAAAGATGGCAAGGTGGTCGACAGCCGCACCAACGTGCAGACCACCATCAGCAGCGGTACCGAAGTCTCCTTCAACGCCACCGCCGCCAACGCGCAAACGCTCGGCGCCGTGCAAGTCGTGGGCAACGCGCTGCCGGCCATCGACGTGTCCTCCGTGGACTCGCGCGCCGTCATCAATGCCGACCAGCTGGCCAAGCTGCCGATCGCCCGCACTTCCATCAGCTCCATCGCCCTGCTGGCACCCGGCACCACACCGGCGGCCCGCGGCTATGGCAATGCCCTGTCGTTCGGTGGTTCCTCCGCTTCCGAGAACGCGTACTACATCAACGGCTTCTCCGCGACGAACCCGCTTACCGGCGTGAGCTCCCGCCAGCTCCCCTACGACGCCATCGATCAGGAGCAGGTGCTGATCGGCGGCTACAGCGCCGAGTACGGCCGCTCCACGGGCGGCGTGATCAACGTAGTGACCAAGAGCGGCACCAACGTGTGGAAGGGCGACATCCAGGCCTTCTGGTCGCCAAGCGATCTCGCGCAGAGCCCGCGCAGCATGTACCGCAAGAACGGCTCGCTGTACGAGCGGGGCAATGACTTCGGCCAGTTCGATGACGGCCGCCTGCAGTACTCCGGCTCGATCGGCGGTCCGCTCATCAAGGACAAGCTGTTCTTCTTCGGCGCCGCCGACTGGTACCGTCGCACCGGCACGTCTTATTCGCCGTCCGCCGGCGGCCAGCAGTCGTTCAACAACACGGCCGAAACCACGCGCTGGTTGGCCAAGATCAACTGGAACATTACGGACAACCATATCGTCGAGTTCACAGGCATCGGCGACGACGAGAAGACCGATTCGCAGATCTACGCCTACAACTACGCGACCAGCACGGTCGGCGCCTACCAGGGCCACCAGTACACCAAGAACTACAACGGCACGCAGACCAACGCCACGCCGGGCGGCAACATCTACATCGGCCACTACACCGGCTACCTCACGGACAACCTGACCGTGAACGCGATGTACGGCAAGAGCCGCTCCCCGCACGTGCAGACGATCACCAGCGCCAACGGCGCGATCTGTCCGCTGGTGCAGGACCAGCGCTCGATCGCATCCACCAACCCGGCACCGAACTGCAACATCGCCTCCGGCCAGTTGCAGCCCGGTTCGAAGGACAGCACGACGGGCTGGAGCTTCAATATCGAGTACCGTCTGGGCGACCACGTGCTGCGTGGCGGCATGGACAACTACACGCTGCGCGCGACCTGGGGCAACACACCCGTCGGCGGCACCGGCTACATCTATCAGGACGTGGGCAACGGCGACATCATCCGCCAGCGACTGATCAACCTCGGCCTCGATCCGGGCCTGTACAACCCCGCCGCGTTCTCGAACGGCTGGTTCGTGGAATCGACCGCGCTCAGCACCGGCACCTCGGCCCGCACCGCGCAGCGTTCGGAATTCATCGAGGACAACTGGCAGATCACCGACCGCTGGCACGGCTACATCGGCCTGCGCAACGAGCAGTTCACCAACTACAACGGTGTCGGCCAGCCCTATGCGAAGGAGCGCAACCAGCTCGACCCGCGCATCGGCGTGACCTGGGACGTGTACGGCGACAGCAGCCTGAAGCTCTATGCGAACGCCGGGCGCTTCCACCTGGGCCTGCCCACCAGCGTAGCGGTGCGCGGCGCCGGCCCGTCCACCTTCCCGTCCACCTACTACAGCTTCACCAGCATCGACCCGACCACGGGCATTCCGCAGGGCCTGAGCGTGGGCTCGCCCTGGTCGCAGACCTTCTACAACAACGGCGCCAACGGCACGCCGCCGGACGCCAAGACCGTGTCGATCCGCAACCTGAAGACCTACTACCAGGACGAGTACATCTTCGGCTTCGACAAGCAGCTGGCGAACAACTGGACGTTCGGCGGCAAGGCGATGTTCCGCGTCCTGCGCAGCCTCATCGACGATACCTGCGACGCGCGTCCGCTCCAGGCGTGGGGCGATGCGCATGGCCTGCACGACCAGGTGGCCGCGGGCCTCGCCGCCAGTACCGGTTGCTGGCTGTACAACCCGGGCAACGGCGGCACCTTCGTGCTTTCGCCGGCACCGGGCCAGTACCTGTCGATTCCGCTCACCGCGAAGGAAATCGGCGAACCGAAGGCCAAGCGCCGTTACTACATGGTCGACCTGTACATGGAGCACCAGTTCAGCGACAAGTGGTACGGCAAGGCCGAGTACACGTTCTCGCGCAGCTACGGCAACGCGGAAGGCCAGCTCAACTCCGACCTGGTCCAGGCGGACGTGTCGACGACCGAAAGCTGGGACGCGCCGGAACTGATGGAAAACCAGAACGGCCCGCTGTCCAACGACCAGAAGCACCAGCTGCGACTGCTGGGCATCTATGCGCCGACCGAAGACTGGCGTTTCTCGACGGTCACGCGCATCGCCTCGGGCTATCCGATCAGCTGCCTGGGCGCTCGCCCGCTGTCGGCCGGTGGCGATCCGGTGGGTTACGGCGCGGTGTACTACTGGTGCAACGGCAAGCCGGCACCTCGCGGCTCCTATGGCCGCACGCCCTGGACGTACAACATCGACCTGAGCCTGGCTTGGATTCCGGCCTTCCTCGATCACAAGTTCACGCTGTCCGCCGACATCTTCAACGTCCTCGGCAAGCAGCGCGTCACCCAGGTGTTCGAGCGTTGCGAGACCGGCTCGGGCGGCCCGCGCATCGACTGCTTCCGCCCGCGCTCGTTCCAGGATCCGCGCTATGTGCGCCTGGGGGCGCGCTACGACTTCAGCCTCTGA
- the grxD gene encoding Grx4 family monothiol glutaredoxin, translated as MSLDSATRERIESLLKNHRVVLFMKGTRHQPMCGFSAAATNTLNELLPDYHTVNVLEDPEIREGIKAYGDWPTIPQLYVEGELVGGADIIRQMYTSGELHQLFGATPPDRTPPQITITDKAAEAIRQGTANAQGLALHLEIGPDHSAGFQLAPAGDHDIVSVSNGIEVHLDPGSAQRAKGIVIDWVSTVQGEGLSLKFPGAQEVKSMTVQQLQARLAAGDLVLVDVRPAHGRAQAAPLPQARVLDEEGYDALAALPKDTAIAFICHHGVSSRGVAERFAAHGFSDIYNVQGGMDAWAAEIDPSVPRY; from the coding sequence ATGTCCCTCGACAGCGCCACCCGCGAACGCATCGAATCCCTGCTCAAGAACCACCGCGTGGTGCTGTTCATGAAGGGCACCCGCCACCAGCCGATGTGCGGTTTCTCCGCCGCGGCGACCAATACCCTGAACGAGCTGCTGCCCGACTACCACACGGTGAACGTGCTGGAGGATCCGGAGATCCGCGAGGGCATCAAGGCCTACGGCGACTGGCCCACCATCCCGCAGCTGTACGTTGAAGGCGAACTGGTCGGCGGCGCCGACATCATCCGCCAGATGTACACCAGCGGCGAGCTGCACCAGCTGTTCGGCGCCACCCCGCCGGACCGCACGCCCCCGCAGATCACCATTACCGACAAGGCCGCCGAGGCGATCCGCCAGGGCACGGCCAACGCACAGGGGCTGGCCCTGCACCTGGAGATCGGCCCGGACCACAGCGCCGGCTTCCAGCTGGCCCCGGCCGGCGACCATGACATCGTCTCGGTCAGCAACGGCATCGAAGTGCACCTCGATCCGGGCAGCGCCCAGCGCGCCAAGGGCATCGTGATCGACTGGGTTTCCACCGTGCAGGGCGAAGGCCTGAGCCTGAAGTTTCCCGGCGCCCAGGAAGTGAAATCGATGACCGTGCAGCAGCTGCAGGCTCGCCTGGCTGCCGGCGATCTCGTGCTGGTCGACGTGCGTCCGGCGCACGGCCGCGCCCAGGCCGCCCCGCTCCCGCAAGCCCGCGTGCTGGACGAGGAAGGCTATGACGCCCTCGCGGCCCTGCCCAAGGACACCGCGATCGCCTTCATCTGCCACCACGGCGTCTCCAGCCGCGGCGTCGCCGAGCGCTTCGCCGCCCACGGCTTCAGCGACATCTATAACGTGCAGGGCGGCATGGATGCCTGGGCGGCGGAGATCGATCCGAGCGTGCCGCGTTATTGA
- a CDS encoding UDP-2,3-diacylglucosamine diphosphatase — MATFHCRSAFISDVHLGTPDCKASYLLDFLRKLRCERLYLVGDIIDMESLAKRSWWHADHGAVLAEVLDMARRGIEVIYIPGNHDAPMRGLAGQSFGGVRIELDAVHEGADGRRYRVSHGDEFDPEQIGRTWMLHLGEVMHRFICWTNRRVHAMRRRLELPYLPLSIIVKSHIRKALAYIRAYEERVATDARERGFDGHICGHIHFGHVRDMDGVLYLNDGDWVEHCTALVEDHTGAMELIHWSEQPAALGRASRELVLPSPAAGLALAPLARHRRSLAELRPAA, encoded by the coding sequence ATGGCGACCTTTCACTGCCGCAGCGCCTTCATCTCCGACGTGCACCTGGGCACGCCCGACTGCAAGGCTTCCTACCTGCTCGACTTCCTGCGCAAGCTCCGCTGCGAGAGGCTTTACCTCGTCGGCGACATCATCGACATGGAGTCGCTGGCCAAACGTAGCTGGTGGCACGCCGACCACGGCGCCGTGCTGGCCGAGGTGCTGGACATGGCCCGGCGGGGCATCGAGGTGATCTACATCCCCGGCAACCACGACGCGCCCATGCGCGGCCTGGCCGGACAGAGCTTCGGCGGCGTGCGCATCGAGCTGGACGCGGTGCACGAAGGCGCGGACGGGCGCCGCTACCGAGTCAGCCACGGCGACGAGTTCGACCCCGAGCAGATCGGCCGCACCTGGATGCTGCACCTCGGCGAGGTGATGCACCGCTTCATCTGCTGGACCAACCGGCGCGTGCACGCCATGCGCCGGCGCCTGGAGCTGCCCTATCTGCCGCTGTCGATCATCGTGAAGTCGCACATCCGCAAGGCGCTGGCGTACATCCGCGCCTACGAGGAACGGGTGGCGACGGACGCCCGCGAGCGTGGCTTCGACGGCCATATCTGTGGCCACATCCACTTCGGCCACGTACGCGACATGGACGGCGTGCTCTATCTCAACGATGGCGACTGGGTGGAGCACTGCACCGCGCTGGTCGAGGACCACACCGGCGCGATGGAGCTGATCCACTGGAGCGAGCAGCCCGCCGCGCTGGGTCGCGCCAGTCGCGAACTGGTGCTGCCCTCCCCCGCTGCCGGCCTGGCGCTGGCGCCGCTGGCCCGGCACCGGCGCAGCCTGGCGGAACTGCGGCCGGCAGCCTGA
- a CDS encoding SGNH/GDSL hydrolase family protein, translated as MLSYLALGDSYTIGEAVAAEGRWPVRLAASLRAQGVPLAEPQILATTGWTTDELSAAMDAATFEPPYDLVSLLIGVNNQYRGRSADEYREEFHRLLARAIALAGGRPGRVLVLSIPDWSVTPFARDSGRDLARIAAELDEFNAVAQEETARAGAAFVDITPISRAHPALLADDGLHPSGAQYALWAEAAMLVARQLLG; from the coding sequence ATGCTGAGCTACCTGGCCCTCGGCGATTCCTACACCATCGGCGAAGCCGTCGCCGCCGAGGGCCGCTGGCCAGTGCGGCTGGCCGCCTCCCTGCGAGCGCAGGGCGTGCCGCTGGCGGAACCGCAGATCCTCGCCACCACCGGCTGGACCACGGACGAGCTGTCCGCAGCCATGGACGCGGCGACGTTTGAGCCGCCGTATGACCTGGTCAGCCTGCTGATCGGTGTGAACAACCAGTACCGGGGACGCTCCGCCGACGAGTACCGCGAGGAGTTCCATCGCCTGCTGGCGCGCGCCATCGCCCTGGCCGGCGGCCGGCCGGGCCGGGTGCTGGTGCTGTCGATTCCCGACTGGAGCGTCACCCCGTTCGCCCGCGACAGCGGCCGCGACCTCGCGCGGATCGCCGCCGAGCTGGACGAATTCAACGCAGTGGCGCAGGAGGAAACTGCCCGCGCCGGCGCCGCTTTCGTCGACATCACGCCGATCTCCCGGGCCCACCCCGCCCTGCTCGCGGACGATGGCCTGCACCCCTCGGGCGCGCAGTACGCGCTGTGGGCGGAAGCCGCCATGCTCGTCGCCCGCCAGTTGTTGGGCTGA